A stretch of the Thermofilum adornatum genome encodes the following:
- a CDS encoding ATP-dependent DNA ligase, which translates to MAFFRDLVEVADRVTQVASRKEKIRLLAEFLEKLSPEEVPIAARFLAGEVFPEYDTKELGVGYSSLKQAYSVVRHASILPIAVQPLTITEVYRTLERIAGATGEGSKNKKIKLLQSLLSRMEQREIDFLLRVLFGEVRIGASKGLLLEAASKIANVPISDVLHAYMVLSDVGDVLLMAREKPSMLGRAELNLFHPVKPMLADMAYSVEELFQEHGAPLYLEYKYDGIRLQIHIDSGRVEVFSRRLNRITEFVPDVVEKVLGNVKAEKAILDGEALAVVDGKPVAFQDLLKRVRRKREREKFFRELPFQLHLFDVIYINGRTLVKETYSSRRSILQEIVTSDELLAKMKIVYEKEEAENFYKEALSENHEGVMSKRASSFYKPGIRGSDWLKLKSYDTIDCVIIAAEWGHGRRSGWLSNYHLGVLDEESGKFLSVGKTFKGLSDAEFEEMTKKLLQLKTREEGYTVYVKPEIVVEVDYSEIQRSKRYPSGFALRFARIRRIRFDKSPDEATTLGELRRRYLQKMQNKELDEEEG; encoded by the coding sequence GTGGCATTCTTTAGGGACCTAGTAGAAGTAGCAGACAGGGTTACACAGGTAGCTAGTAGAAAAGAAAAGATACGCCTACTAGCAGAGTTTCTTGAAAAGCTGTCCCCAGAAGAAGTGCCCATCGCGGCAAGGTTCCTGGCCGGCGAGGTTTTCCCAGAATATGACACGAAGGAGCTCGGCGTGGGGTATTCTTCGCTTAAACAGGCATATAGTGTGGTGAGGCATGCATCTATCCTGCCGATAGCTGTACAGCCTTTAACAATTACTGAGGTTTATCGTACACTTGAGAGGATAGCTGGCGCTACTGGAGAGGGTAGCAAAAACAAGAAGATCAAGCTTTTGCAGTCTCTCCTTTCTAGGATGGAGCAAAGAGAAATAGACTTTCTGCTACGTGTACTGTTCGGCGAGGTCCGGATAGGTGCAAGCAAGGGCCTCCTGCTCGAGGCGGCCTCAAAGATTGCAAATGTGCCAATAAGCGACGTACTGCACGCATACATGGTTCTAAGCGATGTGGGTGACGTGCTATTAATGGCCCGAGAAAAGCCTTCAATGCTTGGAAGAGCAGAGCTGAATCTTTTCCATCCAGTCAAGCCCATGCTTGCAGATATGGCATACAGTGTGGAAGAGCTTTTCCAGGAGCATGGGGCTCCACTATACTTAGAGTACAAGTATGACGGTATACGCTTGCAGATACACATAGACTCAGGAAGGGTTGAGGTTTTTTCTAGGCGGCTGAACAGGATTACCGAGTTTGTGCCGGATGTTGTAGAAAAAGTCCTAGGAAACGTTAAGGCGGAGAAAGCTATTCTTGACGGCGAGGCCCTAGCTGTTGTCGACGGCAAACCTGTAGCTTTTCAGGATCTGCTGAAGAGGGTGAGACGGAAAAGAGAACGCGAAAAGTTTTTCCGCGAGCTTCCGTTCCAGCTCCATCTTTTCGACGTGATATATATCAATGGCAGGACGCTGGTTAAGGAAACCTATAGTTCGAGAAGGAGCATCTTGCAGGAAATAGTTACAAGCGACGAGCTACTTGCCAAGATGAAGATCGTATACGAGAAGGAGGAGGCCGAGAATTTCTATAAGGAGGCGCTGAGCGAAAACCATGAAGGCGTAATGTCGAAGCGTGCATCTTCATTTTACAAGCCTGGAATAAGGGGGAGCGACTGGCTTAAACTTAAGTCTTATGATACGATTGACTGCGTCATCATCGCGGCAGAATGGGGGCACGGCAGAAGAAGTGGATGGCTCAGCAACTATCATCTAGGCGTTCTAGATGAGGAAAGTGGAAAGTTTCTATCTGTAGGAAAAACATTCAAGGGGCTCAGCGACGCGGAGTTCGAAGAAATGACAAAGAAACTTTTACAGCTGAAGACCAGAGAGGAAGGCTACACTGTATATGTGAAGCCTGAAATAGTTGTGGAGGTCGACTATAGCGAGATACAGAGAAGCAAGCGATACCCCTCAGGCTTTGCGTTGCGTTTTGCACGTATCAGAAGGATACGCTTTGACAAAAGCCCCGATGAAGCCACAACGCTAGGCGAGCTTAGAAGAAGATATCTCCAGAAAATGCAGAATAAAGAACTGGATGAGGAGGAGGGATAG